Proteins encoded within one genomic window of Acinetobacter sp. WCHA55:
- the pssA gene encoding CDP-diacylglycerol--serine O-phosphatidyltransferase, which yields MTNINKPESESSPRSTPTFDGITFEVEEEEHTQEGQKVKRRGIYLWPNLITTAALLSGFYSIIASMNGNFQQAIYAIFLAALLDGLDGRVARAIGAQSAFGEQYDSLSDLLAFGVAPAILMYSWSLDSLGRIGLACCFVYTACAAFRLARFNVQIGVVDKRYFIGVASPLAAIIIISLVWVGLDFPEIFDIRERGIQAISAAVIVSVGLLMISNIKYYSFKTVDRKRVPFFVLPIAVFIFAAMTYNIPVGILVISLIYALSGFVTTFLARRQHSPS from the coding sequence ATGACAAATATAAATAAACCTGAAAGCGAATCTTCACCCCGCAGTACGCCTACGTTTGATGGGATTACTTTCGAGGTGGAAGAAGAAGAGCATACACAGGAAGGTCAAAAAGTAAAACGTCGAGGTATTTATTTGTGGCCGAACCTGATTACAACGGCAGCGTTGTTGTCAGGTTTTTATTCCATCATTGCCAGTATGAATGGCAACTTCCAGCAAGCGATTTATGCCATTTTCTTGGCAGCGTTGTTGGATGGCTTAGACGGCCGCGTTGCACGAGCCATTGGTGCGCAAAGTGCTTTTGGTGAGCAGTATGACTCTTTATCGGATCTATTGGCGTTCGGTGTTGCACCCGCTATTTTGATGTATAGCTGGAGTTTGGATTCGCTCGGGCGCATTGGTTTAGCGTGTTGCTTTGTCTACACCGCCTGTGCTGCGTTCCGTTTAGCACGTTTTAATGTGCAAATTGGTGTGGTCGATAAACGTTACTTTATTGGTGTAGCTAGTCCTCTTGCTGCCATTATTATTATTTCATTGGTTTGGGTTGGACTCGACTTCCCAGAAATTTTTGATATTCGTGAGCGGGGTATTCAAGCCATTAGTGCAGCAGTGATCGTGTCTGTCGGACTCCTCATGATTTCGAATATTAAATATTATTCATTTAAGACGGTAGATCGTAAGCGCGTTCCATTTTTTGTCCTTCCTATCGCGGTCTTTATTTTTGCTGCAATGACTTACAATATTCCTGTTGGTATTTTAGTCATTTCCTTGATTTATGCACTATCTGGCTTTGTTACTACGTTTTTAGCACGACGTCAGCACAGCCCATCATGA
- a CDS encoding malate dehydrogenase — translation MKQPVRVAVTGAAGQIGYSLLFRIASGEMLGKDQPVILQLLEVPFEKAQAALKGVMMELDDCAFPLLAGMIGTDDPKVAFKDADYALLVGSRPRGPGMERADLLKVNGEIFIGQGQALNEVASRDVKVLVVGNPANTNAYIAMKSAPDLPAKNFTAMLRLDHNRALTQLAQKAGVAVSDIEDMTVWGNHSPTMYADYRFATVNGESLKDKINDAAWNKDVFLPTVGKRGAAIIEARGLSSAASAANAAIDHMRDWALGTNGKWVTMGIPSDGSYGIPEGVMFGFPVTTENGEYKIVQGLEIDEFSRERINFTLNELEEERAAVADMVK, via the coding sequence ATGAAGCAACCTGTTCGCGTTGCCGTTACTGGCGCTGCTGGTCAAATCGGTTATAGCCTATTATTCCGTATCGCTAGTGGCGAAATGTTAGGTAAAGACCAACCAGTTATTCTGCAATTGTTAGAAGTTCCTTTTGAGAAAGCTCAAGCTGCGCTTAAAGGCGTAATGATGGAACTAGACGACTGTGCTTTCCCATTATTGGCTGGCATGATCGGTACTGATGATCCAAAAGTTGCATTTAAAGATGCTGACTACGCGTTATTGGTTGGTTCACGTCCACGTGGTCCTGGTATGGAACGTGCTGACTTATTGAAAGTGAACGGTGAAATCTTCATCGGTCAAGGTCAAGCACTAAACGAAGTTGCTAGCCGTGACGTTAAAGTACTTGTTGTAGGTAACCCTGCAAATACAAATGCTTACATCGCAATGAAATCTGCTCCAGATCTTCCTGCGAAAAACTTCACAGCAATGTTACGTCTTGACCACAACCGTGCCTTGACTCAACTTGCTCAAAAAGCAGGTGTTGCAGTTTCTGACATCGAAGACATGACTGTTTGGGGTAACCACTCTCCAACGATGTATGCTGACTACCGTTTTGCTACTGTAAACGGCGAAAGCTTAAAAGACAAAATCAACGATGCGGCTTGGAACAAAGACGTATTCTTACCTACAGTTGGTAAACGTGGTGCTGCAATCATCGAAGCACGTGGTTTGTCTTCTGCCGCGTCTGCTGCTAATGCTGCAATCGACCATATGCGCGATTGGGCTCTTGGCACAAACGGCAAATGGGTAACTATGGGTATTCCTTCTGACGGTTCTTACGGTATTCCTGAAGGCGTAATGTTCGGTTTCCCTGTTACAACTGAAAATGGCGAATACAAAATCGTTCAAGGTCTTGAAATCGATGAATTCAGCCGTGAGCGTATTAACTTCACTCTGAATGAGTTAGAAGAAGAACGTGCAGCAGTTGCTGACATGGTTAAATAA
- a CDS encoding 2OG-Fe(II) oxygenase, whose protein sequence is MEAVLLPKSWNVDQILDDLDQHGFTIIDDAYSKDYVHQLIEECTSNLNHFREAAIQNGVISKIRSDHILWLHPELHISNQHVQSLFSLGQELNRAFYLGIRDVEAHFACYNAGEFYALHRDNPQGKNGRMISAVYYLHEDWQDSWGGELHLQDKNNIWHVLQPKPNRIVLFQSDLLHEVLKAKHQRLSITGWLRSDSTIL, encoded by the coding sequence ATGGAAGCAGTTCTTCTCCCAAAGTCTTGGAATGTTGATCAAATCCTAGATGATTTAGATCAACATGGTTTTACCATCATTGATGACGCCTACTCTAAAGACTATGTACATCAACTTATTGAAGAATGTACCTCGAACTTAAACCACTTTCGTGAAGCCGCTATTCAAAATGGTGTCATCAGTAAGATCCGTAGTGATCACATTTTATGGTTACATCCCGAACTCCACATTTCCAATCAACATGTACAGTCCCTTTTTAGCTTAGGTCAAGAGCTCAACCGTGCTTTTTATCTTGGTATTCGGGACGTCGAAGCGCATTTTGCTTGCTATAACGCTGGCGAGTTTTATGCACTACACCGTGATAATCCTCAAGGTAAAAATGGTCGTATGATTTCTGCGGTTTATTATTTACACGAAGACTGGCAAGACAGCTGGGGAGGAGAGCTTCATCTACAAGATAAAAATAACATTTGGCACGTACTGCAACCCAAACCAAATCGTATCGTACTGTTTCAAAGTGACTTGCTACATGAGGTTTTAAAAGCCAAACATCAGCGTTTATCGATTACTGGATGGTTACGGAGTGACAGTACAATTCTGTGA
- a CDS encoding lytic transglycosylase domain-containing protein has protein sequence MTEGKPMLKRLQNKYYQVFALGVAALGLSAATQAADEQFNDALRAANAGNVSLLQEYQSSMQGDVLGYYPEYWVLNSNLALQPAANIVNFAQRYPQSAMAEKLAADYIEEKVKMADFTSAQPVLTYVSNADRAESCAIAQVRAKSGDPLVFAEYKDVWLTTNSQPESCTGLGRMMLSSPLMTEQDKQQRLWAQLRAGQAGQAIATAQTIGMNLSLAQLNSIQADPLNYLWSAPKASVADQAYLIYAIGRLADSDLNTALASVKRAAEGTPESVQKALYRAVGYIGGTTVMKNNFNVEVLQAFDRSYGLALSEEEAEIYARQAIRFGAWESVIRAIDGMSVTQKQEDRWQYWLARASEQRGDAKSKALAREIFKKLSVGDDYHNLLAKDRIGQRYQTIPANTQPSNADIQRLNQDIHFSRAFTLRNVNAPDNYVNREWNWAVRQAYLKQDDGLILAAAKRATEMGWYDRAIYAADRTVKQHNYSYRYAMPHQSYVVSHSRNAGIDPAWAYGLMRQESRFVTHARSHVGAGGLMQIMPDTAKLVARQMGETYNPAALSDMNTNVRYGTFYLSMIQSQLSNSPVLATAGYNAGPNRARRWQPENQPIAADQYTESIPLTETRDYVKHVMSNATHYGVLLGQGPQSITQRMQNIPFRNQ, from the coding sequence ATGACTGAAGGCAAACCCATGTTAAAACGATTACAGAATAAATATTATCAAGTGTTTGCGTTGGGTGTGGCTGCCTTGGGTCTATCTGCAGCGACTCAGGCAGCAGATGAACAATTCAATGATGCTTTACGCGCAGCCAATGCAGGCAATGTGAGTTTGTTGCAAGAATATCAAAGCAGTATGCAGGGTGATGTGTTGGGTTATTATCCTGAATACTGGGTGCTTAACAGTAATTTAGCGTTACAGCCTGCGGCGAATATTGTCAATTTTGCACAGCGCTATCCGCAATCTGCCATGGCTGAGAAGTTAGCAGCAGATTACATCGAAGAAAAAGTTAAAATGGCCGACTTTACTTCTGCACAGCCAGTATTGACCTATGTGTCCAATGCAGATCGTGCAGAAAGCTGTGCCATAGCGCAAGTCCGTGCCAAGTCAGGCGACCCTTTGGTTTTTGCCGAATACAAAGATGTTTGGCTCACAACCAATTCACAGCCTGAATCATGTACTGGGCTAGGGCGCATGATGTTGTCTAGTCCACTGATGACGGAGCAAGACAAACAACAGCGTCTATGGGCACAGCTGCGTGCAGGGCAAGCAGGTCAAGCGATTGCAACCGCACAAACCATTGGTATGAATCTGTCTTTGGCACAGTTGAATAGCATCCAAGCCGATCCACTGAACTATCTATGGTCAGCACCGAAAGCATCGGTGGCAGATCAAGCGTATTTAATTTATGCCATTGGCCGTTTAGCCGATAGTGATCTAAATACTGCATTGGCTTCGGTAAAGCGTGCTGCAGAGGGTACCCCTGAGTCAGTGCAAAAAGCGTTGTACCGCGCTGTGGGGTATATTGGTGGCACAACCGTGATGAAAAACAATTTTAATGTGGAAGTGTTGCAAGCTTTCGATCGGAGTTATGGTTTAGCACTGAGTGAAGAAGAAGCCGAAATTTATGCGCGCCAAGCCATTCGCTTTGGGGCATGGGAGAGTGTCATTCGTGCCATTGATGGCATGAGTGTGACGCAGAAACAAGAAGACCGCTGGCAATATTGGTTAGCCCGTGCTTCAGAACAACGTGGTGATGCAAAATCAAAGGCACTGGCGCGCGAGATCTTCAAAAAATTGTCAGTAGGTGACGATTATCATAACTTATTGGCAAAAGATCGTATTGGACAACGTTATCAGACCATTCCTGCGAATACCCAACCTAGCAATGCTGACATACAGCGTTTGAATCAGGATATTCATTTTAGCCGTGCTTTTACATTGCGCAATGTCAACGCACCAGACAATTATGTCAACCGTGAGTGGAACTGGGCAGTACGACAAGCTTATTTAAAACAAGATGATGGCTTAATTTTGGCTGCTGCCAAACGTGCCACAGAAATGGGGTGGTATGACCGCGCGATCTATGCAGCGGATCGAACGGTCAAGCAACATAACTATAGCTATCGTTATGCCATGCCGCATCAAAGCTATGTAGTCAGTCATAGTCGCAATGCAGGCATAGATCCTGCATGGGCGTATGGGTTAATGCGCCAAGAAAGCCGATTTGTTACCCATGCTCGTTCGCATGTCGGGGCAGGTGGTTTGATGCAAATCATGCCAGATACGGCGAAACTGGTCGCTAGACAAATGGGTGAAACCTATAATCCTGCTGCACTGAGTGATATGAATACCAATGTTCGTTATGGCACGTTCTACTTGTCCATGATTCAAAGCCAATTAAGCAACAGTCCTGTACTTGCCACAGCAGGTTATAACGCAGGGCCAAATCGTGCGCGTCGTTGGCAACCTGAAAATCAGCCCATTGCGGCGGATCAATACACAGAAAGTATTCCTCTGACTGAAACTCGTGATTACGTCAAGCATGTCATGAGTAATGCGACACATTATGGTGTGCTGCTTGGACAGGGGCCACAGTCGATCACCCAGCGCATGCAAAATATTCCTTTTAGAAATCAATAA
- a CDS encoding DUF2789 family protein: protein MLNQHKPSLELLFSQLGLANSAAAIELYIRTHQLPAHQSLHDAAFWNSAQRALLISHLVQDDDWAIMVDELNQQLHLDAYKLQTA, encoded by the coding sequence ATGCTCAATCAACACAAACCATCCTTAGAGCTTTTATTCTCTCAACTGGGACTTGCTAACAGTGCAGCTGCCATTGAGTTATATATTCGTACGCATCAACTTCCTGCGCATCAATCTTTACACGACGCAGCGTTTTGGAATTCCGCTCAACGTGCGTTATTAATCAGTCATTTGGTGCAAGATGATGATTGGGCGATTATGGTTGATGAGCTCAATCAACAGCTACATCTTGATGCTTATAAACTTCAAACAGCTTAA
- a CDS encoding DUF2789 family protein has product MFDQQPTLELLFEQLGLDASADAIDQFIDTHQLTSDVPLHKAPFWSKAQHDFIISNWKKDDEWSLVVDQLNEQLHTENKLSGSCHL; this is encoded by the coding sequence ATGTTTGATCAACAACCGACTTTAGAACTTTTATTTGAGCAATTGGGGCTTGATGCAAGTGCGGATGCGATAGATCAGTTTATTGACACACATCAACTCACTTCAGATGTTCCATTGCATAAAGCACCTTTTTGGTCTAAAGCACAGCATGATTTTATTATCAGCAATTGGAAAAAAGATGATGAATGGTCGTTGGTCGTTGACCAGTTAAACGAGCAATTACATACAGAAAATAAACTTTCAGGTTCGTGTCATTTATAA
- a CDS encoding PhoH family protein, with product MTAAIRRTVTFPGVSIERLKSMLGAYNGHLKQIEQRLDVTISHRGDAFYVDGEMDAVERAEGLLHRLHEEAENTAQISADTLHLMIQGSQTDRELQEDFDGQEHTGLDEVWLQTRKGRINPRGANQKRYVQRILQSDISFGIGPAGTGKTYLAVAAAVDMLERNEIQRILLVRPAVEAGEKLGFLPGDLSQKIDPYLRPLYDALYEMLGFEKVAKLIERQVIEVAPLAYMRGRTLNHSFVILDEAQNTTPEQMKMFLTRLGFGSRAVITGDITQVDLPRGQQSGLAHALRIIDKIKEIHITRFHSRDVVRHQLVQKIVEAYEGWDAEQHRLTAEARAERKARQEALVAENDAAADAQH from the coding sequence TTGACTGCAGCGATTCGACGTACAGTAACTTTTCCTGGGGTTTCAATAGAACGTTTAAAGAGCATGCTCGGTGCTTATAACGGTCATTTGAAACAAATCGAACAGCGTTTAGATGTCACTATTTCCCATCGAGGTGATGCATTTTATGTCGATGGTGAAATGGATGCAGTTGAGAGAGCAGAAGGTCTGCTCCATCGCCTGCATGAAGAAGCAGAAAATACGGCACAAATCAGTGCTGATACCTTACACCTCATGATTCAAGGCAGTCAAACTGACCGTGAATTGCAAGAAGACTTCGACGGGCAAGAGCACACTGGTTTAGATGAAGTGTGGCTCCAAACCCGTAAAGGTCGTATCAATCCACGCGGTGCCAACCAAAAGCGTTATGTGCAGCGTATTCTACAAAGTGATATTTCTTTTGGTATTGGGCCTGCGGGTACAGGTAAAACTTATCTCGCAGTTGCAGCCGCAGTCGACATGCTAGAACGCAATGAAATTCAACGAATCTTATTGGTTCGCCCTGCTGTTGAAGCAGGTGAAAAACTGGGTTTTCTACCAGGTGATTTAAGCCAAAAAATTGATCCGTATTTACGTCCGCTTTACGATGCCTTGTATGAAATGCTTGGCTTTGAAAAAGTGGCTAAACTGATTGAACGTCAAGTGATTGAAGTGGCACCACTGGCTTATATGCGTGGGCGAACTTTGAACCACTCTTTCGTGATTTTAGACGAAGCACAAAACACCACGCCTGAACAAATGAAAATGTTCCTCACACGCTTAGGCTTCGGTTCACGTGCAGTGATTACTGGCGATATCACACAGGTCGACTTACCGCGTGGTCAGCAATCTGGTCTGGCGCATGCTTTGCGCATCATCGACAAGATCAAAGAAATTCACATCACCCGCTTTCACTCTCGTGATGTGGTCCGTCATCAATTGGTGCAAAAAATTGTTGAGGCCTATGAGGGATGGGATGCAGAACAACATCGCTTAACGGCTGAAGCGCGTGCTGAACGCAAAGCGCGTCAAGAAGCCTTAGTGGCTGAAAATGATGCTGCTGCCGATGCTCAGCATTAA
- the miaB gene encoding tRNA (N6-isopentenyl adenosine(37)-C2)-methylthiotransferase MiaB — MTVQTFIPNGAQAASENTVTQPQHTPAIDGSVKKLYIETQGCQMNEYDSHRMADLLGDSHGYVLTQDPKEADILLMNTCSIREKAQEKVFSELGRWRKLKDKNPDLIIGVGGCVASQEGDNIQKRANYVDMIFGPQTLHRLPQMLDQHFDQIEKPKKEKIKLVDISFPDIEKFDFLPEPRVEGYKAFVSIMEGCSKYCSFCVVPYTRGEEVSRPLDDVLAEIATLAEKGVREISLLGQNVNGYRGETFEGNICTFADLLRLVAEIPGVGRLRYTTSHPLEFNDDLIECYRDLPQMVSHLHLPVQSGSNDVLQAMKRNHTIDVYIDKIAKLRKVRPDMHLSSDFIIGFPGETDAHFEETYQFIKDMDFDHSYSFVYSKRPGTPASELEDTTPEDVKKERLSKVQKWIKRSSIDKTDAMLGTIQRVLVEKVSDKDPNLLIGTADNTRYVSFIGDPAWVGRFAEIEVTEIKTLNFVYGELLNLEPDVA; from the coding sequence ATGACGGTTCAAACCTTCATTCCAAATGGTGCCCAAGCTGCCTCAGAAAACACTGTTACCCAGCCACAGCACACCCCAGCCATCGATGGATCAGTTAAAAAACTGTATATCGAGACGCAAGGGTGTCAGATGAATGAGTATGACAGTCACCGTATGGCAGACTTACTGGGCGACTCGCACGGTTATGTGCTGACCCAAGACCCGAAAGAAGCCGATATTCTACTCATGAACACCTGCTCGATTCGTGAAAAGGCCCAAGAAAAAGTTTTCTCAGAGTTAGGTCGCTGGCGCAAGCTGAAAGACAAAAACCCTGACCTAATCATTGGTGTTGGTGGTTGTGTAGCCTCTCAAGAAGGTGACAACATTCAAAAACGTGCCAACTATGTCGACATGATTTTTGGCCCGCAAACTTTGCACCGTTTGCCACAAATGCTGGATCAGCACTTTGATCAAATCGAAAAACCCAAGAAAGAAAAAATCAAATTGGTCGATATTTCTTTCCCTGATATTGAAAAATTCGACTTTTTACCTGAACCGCGTGTGGAAGGTTACAAGGCTTTTGTTTCAATTATGGAAGGTTGTTCAAAATATTGTTCATTCTGTGTAGTGCCCTACACTCGTGGTGAAGAAGTTTCTCGCCCATTGGATGATGTTTTAGCTGAAATTGCCACCTTAGCCGAAAAAGGCGTACGTGAGATTTCTTTGTTGGGTCAAAACGTCAATGGTTACCGCGGTGAAACGTTCGAAGGCAATATCTGTACTTTTGCAGACTTGTTACGTCTTGTTGCAGAAATTCCAGGAGTTGGTCGTTTGCGTTATACCACCTCACATCCACTTGAGTTTAATGATGACTTGATTGAATGCTACCGTGATCTACCACAAATGGTGTCGCATCTACATTTGCCCGTACAAAGTGGCTCAAACGATGTATTGCAAGCCATGAAGCGTAACCACACCATTGATGTGTATATCGACAAAATTGCCAAATTACGCAAAGTTCGTCCAGATATGCATTTATCCAGTGACTTTATCATTGGCTTCCCAGGTGAAACCGATGCACACTTTGAAGAAACTTATCAGTTTATCAAAGATATGGACTTTGACCACTCCTACAGTTTTGTCTATTCAAAACGCCCAGGTACACCAGCATCTGAACTTGAAGACACCACACCTGAGGATGTGAAAAAAGAGCGTCTCAGTAAAGTTCAAAAATGGATCAAACGCTCAAGTATTGACAAGACTGATGCCATGCTTGGCACGATTCAACGCGTTTTGGTCGAGAAAGTTTCGGATAAAGATCCAAATCTACTGATTGGTACGGCGGATAACACTCGCTATGTGAGTTTTATTGGTGATCCAGCATGGGTCGGACGTTTCGCCGAAATCGAAGTGACAGAGATTAAAACTTTGAATTTTGTTTATGGTGAACTCTTGAATCTTGAGCCTGACGTGGCGTAA
- a CDS encoding DUF6670 family protein gives MWLFQDFLDQSKQLNQAPSRSLPAYHPPNKKYKIIHQALTIPNLPAPLHYLNFLSMIGQPNTPMFRNNSAIRTTPLDTATVLASSSPHMAGQLNRYSISAECSFQEKTFKFANKEQLMGTFPKFQIQRKDTELSFEIEIATTPLISHFTKLRFGLAEHWSLLCRCQGEVKYKEQRYDIDQLGAFDYARSIDFSYLPLAFFTYQIINLADQRQLLLEQIRDSFNRIVQSRIYIRDLQKQQTYMFDQMVRFQVHRVYPAVKTPNGQKMYLPREFEWHYQDEQGHHIHVCAQSRGDFKFGLAAGYVGSFKYQLKMDNYEEQGESGYCEYVDCRALKWQEKNSQEKIRNEIGEIVPFSLKK, from the coding sequence ATGTGGTTGTTTCAAGATTTTCTCGATCAGTCTAAACAACTTAATCAGGCTCCTTCACGGTCACTCCCTGCTTATCATCCACCCAATAAAAAATATAAAATTATACATCAAGCTTTAACCATTCCCAATCTTCCTGCGCCATTACATTATTTAAATTTTTTGAGCATGATTGGTCAGCCCAATACGCCTATGTTTAGAAATAATAGTGCAATTAGAACTACCCCTTTGGATACTGCTACCGTATTGGCCAGTAGTAGTCCACATATGGCAGGGCAGCTGAACCGTTATTCAATTTCTGCGGAATGTTCATTTCAAGAAAAAACATTTAAATTTGCTAATAAAGAACAGCTCATGGGAACGTTCCCAAAATTTCAAATTCAAAGAAAAGACACAGAGTTGAGTTTTGAAATTGAAATTGCAACAACGCCGCTGATTTCACATTTCACCAAATTACGTTTTGGTCTTGCCGAGCATTGGTCTCTATTGTGTCGATGTCAGGGGGAAGTTAAATATAAAGAACAGCGTTATGACATTGACCAGTTAGGGGCTTTTGATTATGCGCGCAGTATTGACTTTAGTTATTTACCTTTAGCCTTTTTCACCTATCAAATCATCAATCTAGCGGATCAGCGTCAACTATTGTTAGAGCAAATTCGGGATTCGTTTAATCGAATTGTGCAGTCACGTATCTATATACGTGACTTGCAAAAACAACAAACCTATATGTTTGATCAGATGGTGCGCTTTCAAGTCCATCGTGTTTATCCTGCTGTGAAAACTCCCAATGGGCAAAAAATGTATTTGCCGCGAGAGTTTGAATGGCATTATCAAGATGAACAGGGACATCACATTCATGTTTGTGCGCAAAGTCGTGGTGATTTTAAATTTGGTTTGGCTGCGGGTTATGTGGGAAGTTTTAAATATCAACTCAAAATGGATAATTATGAGGAACAGGGCGAAAGTGGTTATTGTGAATATGTGGATTGTCGTGCATTAAAGTGGCAAGAGAAAAATTCGCAAGAAAAAATACGCAATGAAATTGGAGAAATTGTTCCCTTTTCACTCAAAAAATAA
- a CDS encoding ribonuclease I, protein MVLMSSQSVLTQKLLLLISSGIALGFFATSAHATPTVFGYVMEVQMTPAVCLFDNQGSKKRKCLEGYSLNITGLYPETTTRECQTNSSAVLSPLQAKVVARVMPDEHARRQLWAEIGGCVPMSASQYFRNVINYAERLKIPADLTSSENKTAQLNTLRGQFQRLNPGLPASGLRFSCRTHRQTNILTEVKVCYKPNGQYKVCAENIQENCPNSFAIKGSY, encoded by the coding sequence ATGGTTTTGATGTCATCCCAATCAGTCTTGACGCAAAAGCTTCTGCTGTTGATCAGTAGTGGCATTGCTCTGGGATTTTTTGCGACATCAGCCCATGCAACACCGACTGTATTTGGCTATGTGATGGAAGTTCAAATGACACCAGCTGTGTGTTTGTTCGATAATCAAGGCTCAAAGAAACGGAAATGTTTGGAAGGCTATTCGCTCAATATCACAGGCTTGTATCCTGAAACCACGACACGAGAGTGTCAGACCAATTCCTCAGCAGTGCTGTCACCACTTCAGGCCAAAGTGGTCGCTAGAGTCATGCCCGATGAACATGCGCGTCGCCAGTTGTGGGCAGAGATTGGTGGGTGTGTGCCGATGAGTGCTAGTCAATATTTTCGTAACGTAATTAATTATGCAGAACGTTTAAAAATTCCCGCAGATTTGACTTCATCTGAAAATAAAACCGCGCAACTTAATACCTTACGAGGGCAGTTTCAGCGTTTGAACCCCGGACTGCCTGCAAGCGGGCTGCGTTTTAGCTGCCGTACTCACCGTCAAACCAATATTTTGACCGAAGTCAAGGTCTGTTATAAACCCAATGGTCAGTACAAAGTTTGTGCAGAGAATATTCAAGAAAACTGTCCAAATTCCTTTGCGATCAAGGGTTCTTACTAA
- a CDS encoding 23S rRNA (adenine(2030)-N(6))-methyltransferase RlmJ yields the protein MNYRHHFHAGNFADVMKHVLLLQILTRLNQKDKPYRYIDTHGGAGKYDLSTSEAQKSGEFLNGIHRLVKLDDSIKRNAPEGVQQYLKIVEKMREGSGKGAYPGSPWFALEGMREIDKATIFEMQRDVFQQLYYNVRDKRAGLHERDAYEGLLGVIPPKEKRGLVMIDPPYEVERKDFPQLVDLIAAAHKKWSTGVFAIWYPIKDRAMIERFEKKMIKTGIRRQLICEVCVWPDDTPVGLNGCGLLVINPPWKFSEDADEALQWLFPHLRMSENGGHAAVRWLVGE from the coding sequence ATGAATTACCGTCACCACTTCCATGCAGGTAACTTTGCAGATGTCATGAAGCATGTCCTTTTGCTTCAGATTTTGACTCGCCTCAATCAAAAAGATAAACCGTATCGTTATATTGATACGCATGGCGGTGCTGGTAAATATGATTTATCGACTTCAGAAGCACAAAAGTCGGGTGAGTTCTTAAATGGTATTCACCGTTTAGTAAAACTTGATGACTCGATTAAGCGTAATGCGCCTGAGGGTGTTCAGCAGTATTTAAAAATTGTTGAAAAAATGCGTGAAGGTTCAGGTAAAGGTGCTTATCCAGGCTCGCCGTGGTTTGCATTGGAAGGCATGCGTGAAATCGACAAAGCCACTATTTTTGAAATGCAGCGTGATGTATTCCAACAGTTGTATTACAACGTTCGTGACAAACGCGCGGGTTTGCATGAGCGCGATGCGTATGAAGGCTTACTCGGTGTCATTCCACCCAAAGAAAAACGCGGTTTGGTGATGATTGACCCACCTTATGAAGTTGAACGTAAAGATTTTCCACAGTTAGTTGACCTGATTGCAGCAGCACATAAAAAATGGTCAACAGGGGTCTTTGCGATTTGGTATCCAATCAAAGATCGCGCGATGATTGAACGTTTTGAAAAGAAAATGATTAAAACCGGTATTCGCCGTCAGTTGATCTGTGAAGTATGTGTTTGGCCAGATGACACTCCAGTGGGTTTAAACGGCTGTGGTCTATTGGTGATTAACCCGCCTTGGAAGTTTTCTGAAGATGCAGATGAAGCGCTACAATGGTTATTCCCGCATTTGCGTATGAGTGAAAATGGTGGTCATGCTGCTGTTCGTTGGTTAGTTGGCGAATAA